From Candidatus Omnitrophota bacterium, a single genomic window includes:
- a CDS encoding response regulator, producing the protein MAENRKKILIVDDDETFSQMVKMNLEEIGGFEVRVENNSLQALSSARAMQPDLILLDMMMPDMDGGEVARMLLMDPRLRRIPVIFLTGIVQEEELASSGGMMGGRHFIAKPVSTQKLIDDINRVLDRV; encoded by the coding sequence ATGGCGGAAAACAGGAAAAAAATATTAATAGTAGATGATGATGAAACTTTCTCGCAAATGGTCAAGATGAACCTGGAGGAGATAGGCGGGTTTGAGGTGAGGGTGGAGAACAACTCATTACAGGCTCTTTCCTCGGCCAGGGCGATGCAGCCCGACCTGATACTTCTGGACATGATGATGCCTGATATGGATGGTGGAGAGGTCGCCCGCATGCTACTGATGGACCCGCGTCTTCGCCGGATACCTGTGATCTTCCTTACCGGTATAGTGCAGGAAGAAGAGCTGGCTTCTTCGGGCGGCATGATGGGCGGAAGGCATTTTATAGCGAAACCCGTGAGTACCCAAAAATTAATAGACGATATCAACCGTGTACTGGACAGGGTGTAA
- a CDS encoding tetratricopeptide repeat protein, with the protein MSNFTGRYTCIFLIICAFLATGPKVAHSSDNTATAGRQDEVTLLAENIYHSSLLVKEGSRCYDNGDVATARMKFEEALAKDPENSEARRFLDMIGPADTSVTPDVESPSGISSSGTDVTFPASAPENVQASDDAVKELAQKIFAAKILVKKGKIFLDNGDTDNASAKFSEALENDPENMDARKYLALCSADLAPRDGNTGAPDITDKSVEPVIRPVSASQQNEINLLEQLEARVKKLESGQKSETPGTTTAAASATPPATINPAPKSLTGDTKVRESARLIEQGDKYYDRGEYKKAYSMYKKALENLD; encoded by the coding sequence ATGAGTAACTTTACCGGTAGATACACCTGTATTTTTCTGATCATATGCGCGTTCCTGGCAACGGGCCCTAAGGTCGCCCATTCTTCGGACAATACCGCGACAGCCGGCCGCCAGGATGAGGTAACTCTCCTCGCCGAGAACATATACCACTCCTCTCTTCTCGTGAAAGAAGGAAGCCGGTGTTATGATAACGGCGACGTAGCCACGGCCAGAATGAAATTCGAGGAAGCCCTGGCAAAAGATCCCGAGAACAGCGAAGCCCGACGCTTTCTGGACATGATAGGCCCGGCGGACACTTCCGTTACGCCTGACGTGGAAAGCCCATCGGGGATATCGTCCTCCGGGACCGACGTAACCTTCCCTGCGTCCGCCCCGGAAAATGTCCAGGCAAGTGATGACGCGGTAAAAGAATTGGCGCAAAAGATATTCGCGGCGAAAATACTGGTCAAAAAAGGCAAGATATTCCTTGATAATGGTGATACTGATAATGCCAGCGCTAAATTTTCGGAAGCGCTGGAAAATGACCCGGAAAACATGGACGCGCGGAAATATCTGGCGCTTTGTTCCGCCGATCTCGCCCCCCGGGATGGGAACACTGGGGCACCAGACATTACCGACAAGAGCGTGGAACCTGTGATAAGACCTGTTTCGGCCAGCCAGCAGAACGAGATCAACTTGCTGGAACAACTGGAGGCCCGGGTCAAGAAACTCGAATCCGGGCAGAAAAGTGAAACACCTGGGACCACGACAGCTGCGGCTTCCGCGACCCCGCCCGCCACGATCAACCCTGCCCCTAAAAGCCTTACTGGCGACACGAAAGTACGTGAATCCGCCAGGCTGATAGAACAGGGAGATAAATATTACGATCGCGGGGAATACAAAAAAGCGTACAGCATGTATAAGAAAGCCCTGGAAAACCTAGACTGA
- a CDS encoding AAA family ATPase, with amino-acid sequence MSYYQLLGMTKEPFSTSPDPQFFYASHEHKAALIKAMIEVRLKRGLSVIMGDVGTGKTTLCRKLLQMFKERNNIEFSMILDPDFSDETIFLDSLMKAFGINTDHRIFSSAERKEMLQDFLFQKTVEEDKTIVLLIDEAQKLSLPSLEILRVLLNYETNDFKLLQLVLVGQLELQEQLRQLRNVVDRISFKYILNPIVELSEMKELINFRLKTAGYAGNTPLFTDEAFREIYEHTQGYPRRIGMLCHNALRELIMHDKTVVTGDVIRHLVAQEIII; translated from the coding sequence ATGAGCTATTATCAGCTTTTAGGAATGACAAAAGAACCTTTCTCGACCAGCCCCGACCCTCAATTTTTTTATGCGTCACATGAACACAAAGCGGCCCTGATCAAGGCCATGATAGAAGTACGGCTTAAACGAGGACTTTCCGTTATCATGGGTGACGTTGGAACAGGCAAAACCACCCTGTGCAGAAAGCTTCTGCAAATGTTCAAAGAACGGAACAACATAGAATTTTCAATGATACTGGATCCGGATTTTAGCGACGAAACGATCTTTCTGGACTCCCTCATGAAGGCCTTCGGCATTAACACGGATCATCGCATCTTCAGTTCCGCGGAACGCAAGGAAATGTTACAGGATTTTCTTTTCCAGAAAACCGTGGAAGAGGACAAGACGATAGTACTTCTCATTGACGAAGCCCAGAAACTTTCACTTCCATCCCTTGAGATACTTCGGGTACTGCTCAATTATGAGACCAATGATTTCAAATTACTTCAACTAGTCCTTGTCGGCCAACTTGAACTGCAGGAACAGCTGCGTCAGTTACGGAACGTTGTTGACAGGATCAGCTTTAAATACATATTGAACCCTATCGTTGAGCTCAGCGAAATGAAAGAGCTCATAAATTTTCGCCTCAAGACCGCGGGATACGCCGGCAACACTCCGCTCTTTACGGACGAGGCCTTCAGGGAAATATACGAACATACGCAGGGATATCCAAGGCGCATAGGCATGCTTTGCCACAACGCCTTACGCGAACTGATAATGCACGACAAAACGGTAGTGACCGGGGACGTTATAAGACATCTTGTCGCGCAGGAGATCATAATATAA
- a CDS encoding PilZ domain-containing protein — MKGLMMGKGSKSDKRKYARLDLMSKVNFIVIETGGGEAPANRFRAVGKNIGVEGILFTADKELPKGTVIDLEIFLPGRADPVYIEGEVMWCASVKQRGKKKMEYDIGVKFLTMDKNHVLLLIKYVCGELAEDTIGPKGRLARP; from the coding sequence TTGAAAGGACTGATGATGGGAAAAGGCAGCAAGTCGGACAAGCGGAAATATGCCAGGCTTGATCTTATGAGCAAGGTGAATTTTATCGTGATCGAGACCGGGGGGGGAGAGGCGCCGGCCAACAGGTTCCGTGCCGTAGGTAAGAATATAGGGGTAGAAGGGATACTTTTTACCGCGGACAAAGAACTTCCTAAAGGCACGGTAATAGATCTCGAGATATTCCTGCCAGGCAGGGCCGATCCGGTATATATAGAAGGGGAAGTAATGTGGTGCGCTTCCGTTAAGCAGCGCGGCAAGAAAAAGATGGAATATGATATAGGGGTCAAGTTCCTTACGATGGACAAGAACCATGTGCTGCTATTGATAAAATATGTATGCGGAGAACTTGCTGAAGATACGATCGGGCCAAAGGGCAGGCTCGCTCGGCCATGA
- a CDS encoding secretin N-terminal domain-containing protein — protein sequence MMAKRYLGKLVLSVAVASIMLTWSFPMVSAIPEDTSLDLVSGERLSLDLRGIEPSQLFKILSQKLGKNIIPSKNVTSKITLFLDNVSYDEVLDVIMETQDLAYEKKGNNLIIVMTEDEYKSKYGEKFNERRKALTIKLRHAQPKAVYEAMDKLKSRVGKIVWDEATGTLILMDTPYRLKLMRDAAEDLDQPIETETFELQYASAADIEKIVSSLVTKGTGSVIADARTNSVIVTDLSGNMNRVKQAIYLLDQETRQVYLEFEIAQFYSRNGSPEISDWGQVVPGTPVPMEEGDISASGNISEIQVLGFEGGQVRSTIDKMTSMGEIKLIASPRIISANNENAVIHVGTKEAFTTDVLSMAGPDGGQPGKVNFTDIGIKLSVKPTINRDGFVTLRVHPEISYIEEDGHFTSSSSPRRIHSSSAETTLKVQDNNTAMVAGIKSSVYDTPSEFIIFITPHIIKGVDKNIWNGKKREKIPENSDYMDYERSGPEFNVNKLKNPTRKI from the coding sequence ATGATGGCGAAGCGATACTTAGGTAAACTGGTGCTTTCCGTCGCGGTCGCGTCGATCATGCTCACATGGTCGTTCCCAATGGTATCGGCGATACCGGAGGATACCTCCCTGGACCTTGTTTCCGGGGAAAGGTTATCTCTGGACCTGCGCGGCATAGAACCTTCGCAGCTCTTCAAGATACTATCCCAGAAACTGGGAAAGAACATAATCCCCAGCAAGAACGTAACCAGCAAAATAACCTTGTTCCTGGATAACGTCAGTTATGATGAGGTCCTGGATGTCATAATGGAGACCCAGGACCTGGCTTATGAAAAAAAAGGCAATAACCTCATCATCGTAATGACCGAGGACGAGTACAAATCTAAATATGGGGAGAAGTTCAACGAGAGAAGGAAGGCTTTAACCATAAAACTCAGGCATGCCCAGCCGAAAGCGGTATATGAGGCCATGGATAAGCTCAAAAGCCGTGTGGGGAAGATCGTCTGGGATGAAGCTACCGGGACCCTTATCCTGATGGATACGCCTTACAGGCTCAAACTGATGAGAGACGCGGCCGAAGATCTGGACCAACCCATAGAAACAGAGACCTTCGAGCTGCAATACGCCAGCGCGGCCGATATTGAAAAGATAGTCTCTTCGCTCGTTACCAAAGGCACCGGAAGCGTCATTGCCGATGCCCGGACCAATTCCGTTATAGTGACCGATCTGTCCGGTAACATGAACCGCGTAAAACAGGCCATATACCTTCTAGACCAGGAAACCCGGCAGGTATACCTCGAGTTCGAGATCGCACAATTCTATTCCCGGAACGGCTCTCCGGAAATATCCGACTGGGGCCAGGTCGTTCCCGGCACTCCAGTGCCAATGGAAGAAGGGGACATTTCGGCGTCCGGGAACATATCCGAGATACAGGTGTTGGGATTCGAAGGCGGGCAAGTACGTTCCACTATCGATAAAATGACCTCGATGGGGGAAATAAAGCTTATAGCCAGTCCCCGCATAATATCGGCCAATAATGAGAACGCGGTGATCCACGTCGGGACGAAAGAAGCCTTCACGACCGACGTTCTCTCCATGGCGGGGCCTGACGGGGGGCAGCCCGGCAAGGTCAATTTTACGGATATTGGCATAAAACTGTCGGTCAAACCTACTATCAACAGGGATGGTTTCGTCACCCTGCGGGTACATCCGGAAATAAGCTATATTGAAGAAGACGGTCATTTTACTTCCTCGTCCTCACCGCGCCGGATCCACAGTTCTTCCGCGGAGACTACGCTGAAGGTACAAGACAACAACACGGCAATGGTAGCCGGGATCAAAAGTTCTGTATATGATACTCCATCTGAGTTCATAATCTTCATAACTCCCCACATAATCAAGGGAGTGGACAAGAACATATGGAACGGAAAAAAACGTGAGAAGATACCGGAAAACTCGGATTACATGGACTACGAACGATCCGGGCCCGAATTCAACGTGAACAAGCTGAAGAATCCTACACGTAAAATATAA
- the ychF gene encoding redox-regulated ATPase YchF, whose translation MKLGIIGLDRSGKTTVFNALTGADKEAGAFGKIEAHISIVRVPDERIDWLSGLYNPKKTVYATIEFVDIPGNINDSSDPKIVAVAREVDALVFVIRDFHNDNVPHPLNSIDPLRDLEQIKTGLIIADMSIAEKRLEKLQKIVSKGAGTEQDKTELSALKKVLDLLMAEKNASEAELTEQEEKSVRSFQFLTMKPVLTLLNISDDAADTPRTSELLTGLANSMAMSANIEAEIRRLDEADRQAFLDDIGIKELSLNSFIRKAYSTLGLISFFTVGEDEVRAWTINSATPAVKAAGKIHSDLERGFIRAEVFSYDDIRGLGSEREVKSSGKFRLEGKDYIVKDGDIVSIKFSV comes from the coding sequence ATGAAATTAGGCATAATAGGCCTCGACCGTTCAGGAAAAACCACGGTCTTTAATGCGTTGACCGGCGCCGACAAGGAAGCCGGGGCTTTCGGAAAAATAGAAGCTCATATATCCATCGTCCGCGTTCCGGACGAGCGCATAGACTGGCTTTCGGGATTGTATAACCCGAAAAAGACCGTATACGCGACCATTGAGTTCGTCGACATCCCCGGGAATATAAATGATTCTTCCGACCCGAAAATAGTCGCGGTCGCGCGCGAAGTAGATGCCCTTGTGTTCGTGATACGCGACTTCCATAACGATAATGTCCCGCACCCACTTAACAGCATTGACCCCCTACGCGACCTTGAACAGATAAAGACAGGCCTTATAATAGCCGACATGTCCATCGCGGAAAAGCGGCTGGAAAAACTTCAGAAGATCGTGTCGAAAGGCGCGGGAACAGAACAGGACAAAACCGAGCTTTCCGCGCTGAAAAAAGTGTTGGATCTCCTGATGGCGGAAAAGAACGCTTCGGAAGCCGAACTTACCGAGCAAGAAGAAAAAAGCGTGCGTTCGTTCCAGTTCCTCACCATGAAACCCGTACTTACGTTACTGAATATTTCCGATGACGCCGCGGACACTCCGCGTACTTCTGAACTCCTGACCGGGCTTGCGAACTCCATGGCCATGTCCGCAAATATCGAAGCGGAAATACGCCGGCTCGACGAGGCCGACCGTCAGGCCTTCCTGGACGATATCGGGATAAAGGAACTTTCGCTCAATTCCTTTATACGAAAAGCTTATTCCACACTGGGGCTAATCTCTTTCTTTACGGTCGGAGAGGACGAAGTGCGTGCATGGACGATAAATAGCGCGACTCCCGCGGTCAAAGCCGCGGGTAAGATACATTCGGACCTGGAGCGCGGTTTTATTCGGGCCGAGGTATTCTCATACGATGATATACGTGGACTGGGTTCCGAGCGTGAGGTCAAGAGCTCGGGGAAATTCAGGCTTGAAGGCAAAGATTATATCGTAAAGGACGGCGACATAGTCTCGATCAAGTTCAGCGTATGA
- a CDS encoding ROK family protein, giving the protein MEKSDNTIRFFNIRPENEKHIFNLKVFGDIKKYGKVRTEDMAGPACDVEAQVSQYLKSALSEGIIKVGGEDGPAAVTFIASEKKMVGVGFTDTSAYLTAIDTSGEISDSEEIEISRISRLEGKNKEIKSIAETISAASVLRSSGLDSIGIAMPARLMEINPKAARIMNQVLTKAFKNKIFIGREATAAGYGEMDSKREFRDKNVLSMYTDAGDGAMIKGENIFEADSASQGNLAYLSPWNQFSIVATAKELVSKGVGTEIVNLVKGNIDDISLEVILQAADNKDELADDLVKRAALALGVRVAYLVNMFNTDVVILSGGTERREGGFLGYVEEGAKKFYLKEVSGKVSMVPGILGKKAVSIGAALLCRRQLFMEVGV; this is encoded by the coding sequence ATGGAAAAGAGCGATAATACCATCCGGTTCTTTAATATACGCCCCGAGAATGAAAAACATATATTCAATCTCAAGGTCTTCGGCGATATAAAAAAATACGGGAAGGTCCGTACGGAAGATATGGCGGGTCCCGCTTGTGACGTAGAAGCGCAGGTTTCCCAATATCTAAAGTCCGCTTTGAGCGAAGGGATAATAAAGGTAGGCGGAGAGGATGGTCCTGCGGCTGTTACATTCATCGCTTCCGAGAAAAAGATGGTCGGAGTGGGGTTTACCGACACCAGCGCGTATCTTACGGCGATAGATACTTCCGGAGAGATCTCTGACAGCGAAGAAATAGAGATAAGCAGGATATCCAGGTTAGAGGGGAAGAATAAGGAGATAAAAAGTATAGCCGAGACTATCAGCGCGGCCAGTGTGCTGAGGAGCTCGGGCCTGGATTCTATAGGTATAGCCATGCCTGCGCGGTTAATGGAGATCAACCCTAAGGCGGCGCGTATAATGAACCAGGTACTGACAAAAGCGTTCAAGAACAAGATATTCATCGGGAGAGAGGCTACTGCGGCCGGGTATGGAGAAATGGATTCCAAACGCGAATTCCGGGACAAGAACGTGCTGTCGATGTATACCGATGCCGGAGACGGGGCGATGATAAAAGGAGAGAATATTTTCGAAGCGGATTCCGCCTCGCAGGGTAATCTGGCGTATCTGAGCCCGTGGAACCAGTTCAGCATAGTCGCTACAGCCAAAGAACTGGTGTCAAAAGGCGTAGGTACCGAGATAGTTAACCTGGTCAAGGGGAACATAGATGACATCTCCCTGGAAGTTATACTTCAGGCCGCCGACAATAAGGACGAATTGGCGGACGATCTCGTGAAAAGGGCCGCTTTAGCTCTTGGCGTAAGGGTAGCTTACCTCGTGAATATGTTCAACACGGATGTCGTTATTCTGAGCGGGGGTACAGAAAGAAGAGAAGGCGGATTTCTGGGGTACGTCGAAGAAGGCGCGAAAAAATTCTATCTTAAAGAAGTATCCGGCAAGGTCAGTATGGTGCCAGGTATTTTGGGCAAGAAAGCGGTGTCAATAGGCGCGGCATTACTTTGCCGGAGACAACTATTCATGGAGGTTGGGGTATGA
- a CDS encoding response regulator yields MNNTPEKRFIKVLIVEDEPTSRKLVDNMLKAASENTYATKDVGTLKEAREMMSSDKVPYDVVLLDLNLPDSTGLDTLTAMDKEFSWAPIVVITGAYEEELGLEAVSKGAQDYLIKGKYDIGMLTKTILYAIDRKKLQTRLLQSEKMAGIGTMAASIAHELRTPLGVIELAVDNLTHYLKPEDEKVKVLISNILKKIRETEKTINDILSYSRLSKPVFTKADINDVVKCALNDVRGLFLDYDIKITEEYENVPNIKIDEVQMAGVFQNIIKNAYESMDRIGHLEIKTSFSEGDGSIYVRISDTGCGVAKQNIEKMDKPFFTTKAKGIGLGLALSSRIIKENHKGDFEIVSDVDKGTTFIIKLPL; encoded by the coding sequence ATGAATAATACTCCTGAAAAAAGATTTATCAAAGTTCTTATTGTCGAGGATGAGCCTACCAGCAGGAAACTGGTGGATAATATGCTCAAGGCGGCCAGTGAGAACACTTACGCGACAAAAGATGTCGGCACGTTAAAAGAGGCCCGGGAAATGATGTCCTCGGATAAGGTGCCATATGATGTGGTCCTTCTTGACCTTAACCTTCCGGATAGCACCGGGTTGGACACTCTTACCGCCATGGACAAGGAATTTTCATGGGCGCCGATAGTCGTGATAACGGGGGCCTATGAGGAGGAATTGGGACTGGAAGCTGTATCTAAAGGGGCGCAGGATTATTTGATAAAAGGGAAATACGACATCGGCATGCTTACCAAGACCATTCTCTATGCCATCGACCGCAAGAAACTGCAAACGCGCCTATTGCAATCGGAAAAGATGGCGGGCATAGGTACCATGGCCGCCAGTATAGCCCATGAACTCCGGACACCGTTGGGGGTTATAGAGCTGGCGGTAGATAACCTGACACATTACCTGAAACCGGAAGATGAAAAAGTAAAAGTCCTGATCAGCAATATACTGAAGAAAATACGCGAGACAGAAAAGACCATCAACGATATATTGAGCTATTCCAGGCTGAGCAAGCCGGTTTTTACCAAAGCCGATATAAATGACGTGGTAAAATGCGCCTTGAACGATGTGCGGGGTCTGTTCCTGGATTATGATATAAAAATAACGGAAGAATACGAGAATGTGCCCAACATCAAGATCGATGAGGTACAGATGGCCGGCGTATTCCAGAACATAATCAAGAACGCTTATGAATCCATGGACAGGATAGGACACCTGGAGATCAAGACATCGTTCAGTGAGGGCGACGGAAGCATATATGTACGCATATCGGATACGGGGTGTGGGGTCGCCAAGCAGAACATCGAAAAAATGGATAAACCGTTCTTTACGACCAAGGCTAAGGGGATAGGCTTAGGGCTCGCTCTCTCGTCGCGGATAATAAAGGAGAACCACAAGGGGGACTTTGAGATAGTCAGCGACGTGGACAAGGGTACAACATTCATCATAAAGCTGCCGCTTTGA